Within Apteryx mantelli isolate bAptMan1 chromosome 10, bAptMan1.hap1, whole genome shotgun sequence, the genomic segment TCAAGTAGAAGTACTGCAGTGTTCAGAGATACTTCCAAACTCCAGGCAAGCCTTTAAAACCTAATGCAGATGTAAAACATTAAGAGTCAGTAATCCATTGAGCAGGTTTACTGGAGTCACTGCTACTGTTCAGTTTTTACTAATCCATAGTCAAGAAGGAAACCGCTGCCTTGCTGTTTCTCCCTCCGTTACATTCCCTCCACCCACAGAAAGTGTTTTGTGCACCATAGTCCAGAAGAGCTAGGTAGGCATCGTCTTCTCTTCTTTGCTGAAAGGCTGAACCGAACCCGGCTTTACCCATGACAGGCCAGAAACATGCATGCTTTTGCAGTGCTGATCTTCTGGCTTCTTCTAGATGGAAGAAAGTTAAAGTCAGAATTACTAGATAACCTAAACCCTCTCACCACCCTCCCCATCCATTTTAAGCTTGGCTTAAGCTTCTTTTTTAGAAAGTATTCTTAATACTTTTCAAGGACAGTCCCTCCCCTCCCTGAACATTTATCATGGTTAGGGTTAACTACTTAGACAGATGTAAAAGAGATTAGCATCTCTGCCCCTCCTCAGAGAGGACACTAAAATGGCTATCGCTTTAAACATGCAAATGTGTGCGGCATCTGTAGAACTTTCTGAGGTTACAGGAGAGTTTTAGTGATTTAGTTCATGTATCGCTATTCCATTATACCATAAAGACTAAAAGATGCTCTTGAGAGACAGTACTTTGTTTAGAGACCATGTCCCAGCAGCACTACACTGCTATTTGCCAAATTTCTTTGTTCTACAGTAAGAAGAGTCAATCCCAATCAAGACAATTTTGTCATCAACCTCAGGCTGGTCCCATAGTATACTGGCTTGCAAGGCTGGGTGTACCCTGGAGCAGTACCCTGCCCTACTGAAGGCTTTTGGACACAAAGTAACATGGTGAGAAGTAAAGGGACTTTCTCTACACCATGGAATTAATGCTTTCTATAGATAGTCCCTCCCCTCCCTGAACATTTATCATGGTTAAAATTAATTACTTGGATGCAACACAATGCACCCAACATTTGAGACTGACTATTgcaatttaaaaagacaaaaaaaagggtCAAGTTGAGGGAGAAAGAATACTGAACAATGCACCTGGGAGCATCTGTGGACTTAAGGCAGTTTATGAAGATTAGATAGCTACTCTAGCAGGTCAAAGAAACAGAATAGCTTGCAGGTTTTCTGTATAGCAGGTGCTATCCCTGACTCCACGCTGCTATAGGCTCATCAGATCCATTTGTATGCCAACTACATCACATCTGGAATGACGCACATCAAGTTCTAAAAAGGGATAATTATGTGAGTTATGTTACCATACTACAATAAGCCTTTCCTTTTGCCTGACAAAGCAAATTAAGTCAGCAAGAAAATTGAGCATGcggtccctctgtccctccccatGTCTTCTGAAAAAAAGTGACATCAAGTGACAGAATTGCAGCAATATATCAGACAACAGCAGATGAGGGGGAGCAATTAGGCTGGGGCCTGGCATTGCAGTAGTCTCCTTCCTGTCACATGCCCCAACATCTTTTAGCAGAAGCCCTGCACTCAGCAGGAAACAGATGCCACTGCCTTTCCTGGGCTATGGCTCTAGCATGGTTCAGCTTTTCCCCTGAGGCATAGGAACCGCACATGTAATGAGCAAGGATCCAGAGctgcagaagaagagaaagacTGGAAAACACACGATACATGAGTAGGGAATTTCCTtttacaggaaaaggaaaaaactttctcagctacCCTAACATTTTGAAACATGTCTCCTAAGACACAGAATTTTGTCCGTTCCTGCTATCAACAAACTACTTTGACAACTAACATACCACACACACAGTAGTTCCTGGAGGTCTTagtttccacattaaaaaaaaaaaaagtgtgcatcttcaaagaaaaaggagaaaagaaaagtcaCTACTGGCATTATGCTTGCCATCCATCTCCGACAACAGCACATCCCTTCCAGTTCAAACATCCCAACCTGTTCCTTTTCTTTAGATTTTTGACTTATAACTCAAGAGTATAAGTATAAGAAGGAAGGGGATTGAGGTGGAGAATGAGAGTCAGGTATATTTTCTAAGCTCAAGAAGTCAGAATCTAGATCaaattattttcctgtgggtTCTAAGGCCACATCACCTCAAGATCTGCTCACTTTGGCAACTGGGAACACTGCTACACTGAGCTTACAAATAGCATATTGTATTAAGACCAACATACAATCTCACTCATATCAAAGGACATGCAAGAATATGAGTTAAAGCTTGCAGCAAGGAAGGTCTGATCTGGGacagatggggtggggggggaacgcAACCAACTACACTAGTGGAAGGAGCCGAACAACAGTCAGTGTCTAAAGCATTCAGAATGTATTTTCTTGCCAGTCCTGCAAAGATACCAACCACCATTTCAGAATTCAAGGCACCGCAAGGGGACTGACTTGTCACGTCACTCAGTGCAGACTCAGGATTGCTATCTGTCAACTCTTGTCAAGTGCAGGGAATCAGTTCAAAAAAACTGTCAAGGGAGACAGTATGTTTTGGCAGGATCTTTCCAAAGCCTTAAGTTCTCCAGAATTAAGGCTTTTGGATCTATTTCctaaaaagacaaagaaagctTCTACCACCTTCTGTTTTCACATGTGTTTCTGTGCTCAAAAGCCATTAGATAAGTTATCATCACTACTTATGGCCCTTTATCTATGCTAAGGTTATTTTAGAGTGTTACTGCACCTTAACTCTATAGATACCAATGGTATTGCGCAGATGAAAGCTATATGAAGCAACACCATTCTTGCTAACCAGCAAGAGTTATAGACTGTACTTTGTcataaaaataacagaagagCTCTTTGTTTAACTGACACCATCTTGCAAGACCTAAGTAGTATTGGAGATATCTAGCAACATACTCTGCTtgcattgcttaaaaaaaagtttagagtGAGAAGAAAGCCCTGAAGTTTCAACTCATTCATTACAGATCTCTCAacagaggagagcagagaagcTGGGGATTGTCAGACTGTGCAGAAGTAGTCCCAAACATGACTAGTATGGGacaagctgcaggcagcagtagGCATTCAGAAAATCTCTCACttatccttctttcctccctccactCTCTAAACAATAAAAGTCTACCAAAGTGGGCCAACAACCGCAGTCAACAGTCTAGCTAGTTTTTCTAGTTAGCCAAATAATTAATTGCTCAACACTCAAGTTAGAACACTGATGTAACTGCTTAGTTAGGAGACCAGTTTCAGCACATTTGCTGATCCAAAAGAGGGGTGGGATAAGGTCTGTCTAGTATATGCTCATCACAAAGAAGCAGTGAACCTTACATCCCTTATCAGGCAATAAACACTTTttagagtgaatatttggacttTGCACTTACCTTCTGAGTCAACATCTTCTCTCTAGCTTCATCATGGATAGCTGGATTCCACggagaaaaactatggaaaaAGTAGAGGCATCTCTTATTTTGCCTTTTTGGAAAATAAGGATATATAGAGAAAAGTTATAGCAAAAAGGAGCAATTTTccttgtttcagtttgtttttcaagTCAACTACAAAGCTGAATTTTCAGTGTTACAGCATACAGCTATGAACTACAATTCACACTGTCATGCATCTTTTCAACTAAACATGCTTAGGTTCTCATTCTTATTTGCATTCAGAACTGGAAATTCATGCTGATGATGCTAGAAGAAATACTATTCATACATTCATTATGAAGCTTATTATTCTAACCCCCCTGCAAAAGGAAGCTCTAAAGATATCACCCAGTGCAGTCAATCAAGCTACAAGCCTGAAAATTCTTTCAGGAAagtctgaaagcagaatttattGTATGGATATTGCCACTCAAGGGAGGTGCTTTCCTTGAAGTCTTGATACGCTTAGTGAAGAAACAATAAGCGCAAGCATCTGGTTACATTTAAGGTTCACTCAATACTAAACAGGAGGAAATAAGAGGAGGAATATTCACAGTATTCCTATAAAGGTAAGAATCAGGTCACTCAACTTTAGTGTATTGCCAGAAAAAGGCATTTCAAATCAACAGCTATATCAAAGCTTGCTTCCAAAATATTAGGTCATGGCGAGTTTGTTCATGGTACTTACATGATTGCATAGGGATCCTCTACTTTGGGCTGATCAAATAAGTGACTGCTGCATAGTTTGACACTGTCCACTACTTTACTTTTGAACAGTTGAATATCTTTTTCATACCTGCAAGGGAGAAATAAATAATGCTAAATGATTGCAAAAGCCAGGTCTGCTCTGGAGGCACAGACTTGGCAAAGCCTGAATTTCAGATTCTAGTCCAACCAACTGTAAAGGTATGGACCGTGAACTGACAAAGAACAGTTGCACAGACCTCTTGTTTCTCTACTTGTAAGCAAAAGTTTCATGGAGGACCATGACTACATACAAGGAAGATACTTACAGCACTGCAGCCTCAGGATTCAGAGGACTAGTTGTATCAATCTTGTAGAAGACTCTGCGAGCATACATTAGTACTTGCCATATGTGATTATGATTTCGcctaaaaagaacaaaacacagtgaaggaaaaaaaaacaaacaaaaaaacccttctttcaaATTATACGTCAATATCTTAGCACTAacctccattttgcaaatgctcTTTTCACATCCAGTTCACAAGACTCAGGATCTACCAGTGGATGGAAGACAGGCAGATCAAAAACCAAGCGCTgcattagaaaaaagaaattcaatttTAAAAGTACTTGGGGAAGacagttttttggggggtttttttggttagtCAGACGTTGTTCTCAAACACTAGTTAGCTAGTACTGTTCTGAGAGAAAACAATTTGAAATGGTTCGTACTGACTGTAAAATTGTAATCTAACACACCTTCGTTACATGCAGGGTCTTGTCCTCTCTCACATGCTTATCACCAAATCAAGGAACTAACCCAGGTAGCTGCACAAGCACTAGAGCCAACACAAGTAATAGCATCAGATAAGATCAGATAAAACCAGAACTACTCCTTCAACTGTTTGTGATTGAAAGCCTTTTACCTACTTGAATTACaatcaatacttttttttaaatcctacatATCAAGTATCCCGTGCAGTGACACCGCAGTGTCTTAAGCTCTTTATAGTTAGTTTCCTTTGGTGTTTATGCATTCCTCCGGAAGAAAACTTAGTTTCAACAGAAAAGTTTTAAAACCctgcactggaaaaaataatgatGAATGTATCCATCCAGATACTGAAGtctgattttttgaaagaaattgctTCCTACTGATTCTacccttttaaagatgatagctTTACACAAAACGTGACACCCAGACAGATAGCTTCCTGACATAGCATCCAGTTCTCAGCTACAGCAGTTACACACATGCTTCTCCTTTGAAAGAAATTTGGCCAAGAGGGCCAGATGCCCTGCTCTGAAAAGAGCCAGGCTgacaaaagaatttattttttttaaaggactatACTAACTAGGATACTTTGCCCACAGAGAAACCCAAAATGAAAGGTAATGCTCTACTatccatctccccccccccccgacttctAAAGGTCTCTTAGTTCTTTGTTTCAATGTATTTTAGAAGAGACACAGGCAATAAATTCTGCAGCTTTGTGGCAAGCCCTACACAGGTTCCTGTATTTTATGTTCTACTATGTTGCTACTCAAGTTTAAACTCTTACCAGAAGTATCCAAATCTAACTTTCTTGCCAAGGAAATAACAGTTCAAGAGTTAAGGTAAAGAACTGGTTCACTTAATAACCTAAAGCATCTAACTTCATGAACTTCCCTCTACACCAGTCCAGGTAATCAAAGCACACAACCTAGCACAAGCCTGAGGAGAAATGCTGCAAACATTAGCTCTTTAGCCATCTATTCCAAAACCCACAGAGTAATAAGATCCTTCCACAGACATCAGAAAATAGATACAAGACAGATCACAGGCAATCCCAGCCAACTGAGCAAAACTAGTTCAAGGAACTGAGAAGTTGATTGGAATATTAGCTTTAATCAGAAGTCATACTTTaagacacacacaaaacaaaacaacaactaCAACCCCAACCCCAACACACATCACCACTTACCGGGCAGTCTCCATCTGGGTAATTATCAGGAATATAGACAGTAAATTTAAACACACCATCCTGGTAGAGCCCGTGCCTTATGAAGATTACTCCAAACCACACTGCAAATGAGAAAGTTTGCTTGagtgtaagaattttttttttcttcttctaatttgTAAAGTTACATTTAAACTTACTTAATGCTGATCGGTAAGACGGCTGCACATAGACACCTGGCAACTTCTGCTTTACAACCAGGGTACTGTAATTAGAAACAGTATTTAGAACAGCTCCACAACCACCTTAAATCTACAGCAAGCTGACAACAGTAAAGCCAGGACGTACTGGCAGTAATTTAAACAGGGAGCTTCTTCCACAAACTTCCACTCAATTCCCAAGGGTGGGTTGCACACAGAAGGAGAGGCAGAGAACTAGGGAAATCagtctttctctctgcttttcctaCCCCTCCCTTTAAAGGGCTACAAATAAGAAACATTGTTTCTTAAGACAAGGGTAAATTAGAAGAGTAGTAGATGTATTTAATGCATGTCATCACTGCTAAGTTTATATTTTTCTACTGAAATCCCAATTTcaaagtaaaggagaaaaaagaaatgcaattaaGTTATTCTAACTTAATTAAATTTTGACTGCAAGTCTGATGCAGTTATCACCACTTCCCATTAATTCTGAAGCTTGACCAAAACTTTACCTTAGTAGTAGTAACAAGTAGTTTTTCAGTCTTAAATAAGACTGTGAAGCAAGTCAAACAGGAATTACACTGGTAACCAGCAAAACAAAGTACCAGAAAATAGAAAGGACAGGCAAGCAATAGAGTGTATATTAGAGACCTGGACGAAACGATTCAAGGCAACTCATAATCAGGATGTACTGATTTATTTTCCCAGATTTGCAGTTATTTTCAATTTCATTTCT encodes:
- the AKTIP gene encoding AKT-interacting protein isoform X1, producing the protein MSKPVPWLPVAFSLVKALALWCSLCVSVPPPSGFSWGNVFYLPSPASCCFSLADFHGRGKAPLPVAYPSVLALLSRQDTGKGYKLERAEETLKTLKNYSPLFGIHVMNPFWSMSTSSVRKRPEAEEKSLSGELRTSPPRASTKKQLPSIPKNAVPITKPASPAPSSQSTNGTHASYGPFYLEYSLLAEFTLVVKQKLPGVYVQPSYRSALMWFGVIFIRHGLYQDGVFKFTVYIPDNYPDGDCPRLVFDLPVFHPLVDPESCELDVKRAFAKWRRNHNHIWQVLMYARRVFYKIDTTSPLNPEAAVLYEKDIQLFKSKVVDSVKLCSSHLFDQPKVEDPYAIIFSPWNPAIHDEAREKMLTQKKKPEDQHCKSMHVSGLSWVKPGSVQPFSKEEKTMPT
- the AKTIP gene encoding AKT-interacting protein isoform X4, whose amino-acid sequence is MNPFWSMSTSSVRKRPEAEEKSLSGELRTSPPRASTKKQLPSIPKNAVPITKPASPAPSSQSTNGTHASYGPFYLEYSLLAEFTLVVKQKLPGVYVQPSYRSALMWFGVIFIRHGLYQDGVFKFTVYIPDNYPDGDCPRLVFDLPVFHPLVDPESCELDVKRAFAKWRRNHNHIWQVLMYARRVFYKIDTTSPLNPEAAVLYEKDIQLFKSKVVDSVKLCSSHLFDQPKVEDPYAIIFSPWNPAIHDEAREKMLTQKKKPEDQHCKSMHVSGLSWVKPGSVQPFSKEEKTMPT
- the AKTIP gene encoding AKT-interacting protein isoform X2; the encoded protein is MSKPVPWLPVAFSLVKALALWCSLCVSVPPPSGFSWGNVFYLPSPASCCFSLADFHGRGKAPLPVAYPSVLALLSRQDTGKGYKLERAEETLKTLKNYSPLFGIHVMNPFWSMSTSSVRKRPEAEEKSLSGELRTSPPRASTKKQLPSIPKNAVPITKPASPAPSSQSTNGTHASYGPFYLEYSLLAEFTLVVKQKLPGVYVQPSYRSALMWFGVIFIRHGLYQDGVFKFTVYIPDNYPDGDCPRLVFDLPVFHPLVDPESCELDVKRAFAKWRRNHNHIWQVLMYARRVFYKIDTTSPLNPEAAVLYEKDIQLFKSKVVDSVKLCSSHLFDQPKVEDPYAIIFSPWNPAIHDEAREKMLTQKKPEDQHCKSMHVSGLSWVKPGSVQPFSKEEKTMPT